The sequence TTGGTTTGAAGTTTGTATTTGAGTGTCCAAGTACTAGCTTGCATGAGGTATGAGGGAGAGCCAAGGTTTTTTAATTGACCCATACACGATAATTTATTAGTTCTGGTTGAATGGTGCTTGAACTCATCCCAATTGAGATGCATGCTTGGGAACTAATGTTTGTAGCTGTGGACACTGGAGACGGGTTAAAATCCTTTTCTAGACTTCCTGCGTGGTGTGTTGATATCATTCCCCATTTCACTTATATGGTTTTAGCACATGCCACATTAGACTGGGGTTGGGTATATATCCAGATTTGAGTTTGGAGGGAACTATCTTGCTTGAAATAGTAGGGAGTggtattttttattgtttttattttcttttttacttggaGAGTACatttgcttttctttctgagGAATCTTGggtgtttatattttttttttcttggtagtTTGTAGGTTAAGTTATGCATGCCTTTTAGATCTGGTCTTTTTTCAACcagtctagattttttttttccttagggagctatttttttttttttcctgttttttcaCATTTGTATTTTGCAGATAGAGCCAATCCCAAGCGGAAATCTGCCTCCTGGGTTTGATTCGAGTACATGCCGCAGTGTGTGAGTGTCGTTGggacattttctttttcttatttttgttttattttaagtTTATGCTTTTATCCTTAGATATTATGCTCCAGGCGTTTAACTATCTCCCTTAATATGTGGGAAGCCTTTAGTTGCCATATTGGTCGACCTTTCGAATGGTTTTACTTTGTACAGTTTCTAAACCATTCCTTTTTATATTTCTTATCCCAATTAGTCCCTCAAATTTAACCTTCTTTTTAATCAGAATTATTTGTGAAATGCGTGTTTGTAtgactattattattttttcatttttctagaaATAATGCTCCTGGTTTTTATTTCATGACATTTGCTTTTGAGGAAATGCAGGTATGTGGGTAACATCCATGTGCAAGTAACTGAAGCACTTCTTCAGGAGGTCTTCCAGAGTACTGGCCCCCTTGAAGGATGCAAGCTCATTAGGAAAGAGAAGgtcagtttttatttttattattttgttgttatttttattattttcaaggCATTTATTCACTGCAATATTCGATGCCAAGTAATTCATACAGCCATGAGCACTTCTCAGTGGCTTTTGTTCAATTTGTCATGTTAGTGTCTTTTACTAATTTGGTCCAACATTGTTGCGTGGTGCTGTTCAGTCGTCCTTTGGCTTTGTTGACTACTATGATCGCAGATCAGCTGCGCTAGCTATTTTGACTCTTAATGGGAGGCATCTGTAAGCTCAATCCTTTTGGTTATTAATTACTTGTGTTTTCATTCCTGAATGTCATGCTCCTTATAATccctgaaaaaaaagaaaagaaaaataagtatCCTCATAAATTTTCAGGTTTGGCCAGCCTATTAAAGTTAATTGGGCATACGCAAGTGGCCAGAGAGAGGACACATCAGGTTATAGTTTACATAGTTTTTCATTATCTTCTTAAACTTTTCTTTGAATTTTAGATGTGGACCGAAATTCTcctgagaaaaaaaaagaaaaaaagtttgtCATGTTGGACAGAGGTCGGGTCTGTTTCCTCATTTAATTTTGTTAATATTGTCTGCAGGTCATTTCAATATTTTTGTTGGCGATCTTAGCCCTGAGGTTACAGATGCAACCTTGTTTGCATGCTTCTCTGTATATCCCAGTTGTTCGTAAGCTCCAACCAGCAGACCCTCATTTTCCTCAATCATTTTGAATTTGTTGCAATGCATATCTAATTAAATTCAATAAAGTCATCTTCAAGTGCTTAGACTTTAAGCCACTATAAGCTTCCTAATCCTAAATATGCATACCTGCTTCTACGATTGTGATGGAAGCCTTATTAATTGATTGGTTGATACTGAACTTCTGAAACTACCTAATAAACCATTTTGTATGTTGCAGAGATGCAAGAGTTATGTGGGATCAGAAAACTGGGCGTTCGAGGGGTTTTGGATTCGTTTCTTTCCGTAGTCAACAGGTGAAATGCTTACATGTCTGACAGTCTGAGTTCCTTTATACGACTTAACTTTTTTTCATCATTCATTATTTATGTTTTGCCTGGCAGGATGCCCAGAGCGCTATCAATGACTTAACTGGTAAGTAAAACTGTGTTATGCCTTGATATAGTTCGGTCATGATGcttcgcctttttttttttttgggggggtggggggggcgCCTTGGACCATTGATTTTTATCATTCTGTGCTGCTTTGATTTATCCATGTAGGGAAGTGGCTTGGTAGTAGGCAAATCCGTTGCAACTGGGCAACAAAAGGTGCTGGTCCCAATGACGAAAAACAAGGCTCAGATACCAAAAGTGTCGTGGAACTAACAAATGGAACATCAGGTGTGTGTATATGCAAGATTTTTCTTTAATGGTGTTAATGCTAAACTACCAATTGTACAAATCTTTTAGATATGAGAAATCAGTCTAAGGAATCCCTACCTATGCTTTTTCTCAAACTGAGATGCATCAAAGTTCAAATAATCCTACGCAGTAAATCATGGTTTGGTTAGTATGTTGTTTGATTATTTTGCTTCTTCTTCACAAAATTAGAGAAAAGGAGCTTTGGTTTCCATTTTCCATTTTGCTGAAAACTACAAAAGAGCACTGAATATCCACTGGCTTCAATATTCCTTCCTTGAGAGCTACTCTCTCAGCTAGACTGAATCCCTTGGCAAATTTGGGGTGTCAACTTTGCAGTACTTTCTAAAGCCTTGTAAGCAAGTATGCATAATGTTTTCCCTAGCTAAATCCCTCGATACTTTTGGTATTTTAAATTCTCGGTGCTTTTCGAAACCTTGTAAGCAAGTTTACATAATGTTTTCTGcctttcaaagaaaagaaaaaagaagggatAAATGCATAATGTTTTCTATTTTGCGAATTTGGATTATTTAATTGGGTTGTGAATCAGTGAGAGGCCCCTCATGTAAGGCGGCAGAAACGTGTCAGAGATCTCGGCATATGGTACACATGCcacatctgggccattcattaggtagtaCGGAGTGAACATATTATATATACCAAAATCAGGATAGTACACTCATGTATTCTGAATATGGACTGTTGGATTTTTGTTCGTCTGCCCTTTTTTCCAATACAAGTTTGACCTGGCTAATCAGAGGACCAATAAGTTTTTGGTCCACGGCATGGCCATAGCATACCCTACCTCATGAATGGCTAGATCTCCGACATGTGAGCTGCACATCCACATCTTGACATGCTGTCCACCCCCTCATGTGAGGAACCCCTCACTGAATTACGGCTCTATTTAATTTTCACTCTTGGTGGATTTCCTCAATTTTTTGACATCCTGTAATGCTGATAATCAATTaacttaattttctttcttttcttatgcaGAGGATGGTCAAGAGACGACAAACGATGATGCTCCAGAGAATAACCCACAATATACCACTGTTTATGTGGGCAACCTTGCTCCTGAGGCAAGCAACCACTTGTCTTCCCTTACAGCCCCTTCGGTTATACACCTGTTCTATTTGTTGTAATGTCCCTGCTGGCAACTTTTAAACCAGTAGCTGCAGGTGCCTCGATATGCTTATTAAAGAAATAGGTGTTTTATTGGTTAGCTAATAATTATGGATTTTATATGGTCCAGTTCCCATTAAAAATGGTGTAGAAATGGGCCATACAAAATATGCTTTCCGAAGTAAAATGAACCACTTTCCTGCGATTTCAAGAAATTGTTTGAAGAGAGAACAATGAGGATattaagagagaaaagaaagaaagaaagaaagaaaaaaaaacagatgagGATTGAGGAGTGGGTGTTGAAGGGAAAAAGTATCCGTTTTCTTTTTGAAAGGCAACAACACTTAATTAAAAAGCCGCAAAGGTGGGCAAAGACTACAACTCCAAGCAGCGAAAACGATAAGAAAGGAACGCTGCCGCCAGAAGCCATAAGAAGGGCCACTCAACTAGACACTAAACTTTTCACTTTACAAATGACCTCCTCAACACGTATACACTCATTTCTAAAACAGCACCCGTTCCTAGCTCCCCACAAGGTCCAAAAAACAGCCAAAAATGAGCAATCTCCACACAGCCTTTCCGAATCTGTCAACTCGTCTCACGTGCCATTTCCAAATTAATTTGTTGACTGAATTTGGCATCACCCAATCCACGTTGATGAGACTTCTCCTTCTAAAATTTCTAAAGCGTTGTAATTTTACCAGAGGGTGCTTTTGGTTGCACTGAATATCATGAAAAATACCTTTTGGTTGATATATGGTGCAGCCGAATACAGCCTAAGTTAATCAAAATGGAAAATTGTTCCATTAGTGTATATAGTGTTATAAATGTTTCAGCATTGTAAGTGTCGTTCTTTTCCTGTGTTTTTCTTTGGAAAAACTTTGGACTAGATGCCCCTTTTGCTGTGGCCATTAGCCCTTTGCATTTCTCTACTATGAATTTTGTTAGAATGCTGTTGCCATCTTTTATACCTCCAGCTGTGGCCAACCTCCGGTGGAAGTAAAGCTTTATTTTCCGTAACTCGAATTGGCACGCATTTATAGTTTCTGGTTTTTAATATCTTTCTGCTCTTCATGTGTAAGTTTCTTCACTTTTCAAGTTTTCTTATGAGCGAGTCATTTTCAGGTTACCCAGCTGGATCTCCAtcgtcaattccattcacttggTGCTGGAGTAATTGAGGAAGTTCGTGTACAGCGAGACAAAGGCTTTGGTTTTGTAAGATACAGTACCCATGCAGAAGCAGCTCTTGCCATTCAGATGGGCAATGCCCGAATTCTTTGTGGAAAACCAATTAAAGTATGCTTCTTTAACACCTTTAATGTTGCATGGTCACATTGGCATGCTACTTCTGTATATGGCAACATGTTTTTGACGCGCAGGGTTAATCTCGGTCCTAAAAAATTTAGTTATATGCCTTACTGACgaaaaagaaatttcatgatgATTGGTTCTCTTATTAACATTTTACCTTAAAAAAATTCATTGTTTTTATCGTAGGGCCCTTTTGGATGCACTTGAATCACAATTGTTTCGGTGCTGCGAGCCAATACAGCATGGGGAGCAGAACCCTTCGTAAAAAATTCACGAGGGTTTCTGGTTGGTGGTTGGCCCAAACACAATTGAGAAAGAGCCAGCTCATTCTCCCCTGATCTCACTCCGTGGTTATCTCACTTGTGATTTGGACAGGAAAATCCGTCAAGTGGCATGCCCAAATTCACCTTTGAGAATTCTGCCAGTGACCATGGCCTTTGTAAATCAGTTTCCACCTTATGAAAGATATCTCTATCTTTTGACCCGTTTATTTAGTGGAGAAATTATGAGCTTGGTttagggcccattttgatgcatccTCAAAAGGATGTTTGATGCCTAAATGCTGTTTTGAGCCAAacccaaggtattccataatggtaaagGTGGCTGTAATTCTCACTGCTATTACTGTTACGACACTGGCCATAATGGCCGTTGTGGCCCTTTTTTTGTGTGGAAAAAACCTGTTCTGGCCGTGTTACAGGTCATTGCaggccccccttttttttttcgctgtaatggctgttacggtctTGTAATGCATAATGGTTACCACCAATGCTGTTATGTAACCGTTTTTAAACACCTTGGtgttgtgcatttggatgcactcttGCAAATCCCATTCGATTCCCTGCTCACCAAAAACCAATCAGATTGGTTTCAGAAAAGCGACTGTCAACAAAGTTGAATTGGACTTGCTTTTACTGGAAAACCCTTTTTCGGCACTTTTAttctagggcttgtttgatttttcaaacccTCTGTAAATACTCTGTTAACAGTAATCatatattagagatcttgatctctagtacataatgagttcatgttaacaTTAATTATTTATTAGAGATCAACCTGTTAACAGtaatcatgtattagagatcttgatctctagtacataatgagttcatgttaacagtaattatttattagagatcaagatctctattatttaattattgtcagctaaaataagatgaactcatttttaggcatctactaaACAGGGCCTAAAGCTGTCTAATTTGGTTTCCATGCTCAGATTCTTCTCATTCTATATTACTGTTGTGAGCTAGGATCTTCCGAGGTTAATACCTCATCAACATTGATTTTTGCTGACAAAATCATGCTTTTTACCGCACTCTCACATGGTTATTTTTGCACTTGTGGTTTCGGTTTATCCTTCGGATTTTCAGTTTGTATGAGTATAGTTCATGGCTGGGGTGAGCAGATTGTTGATCTTGTGGGTCTTACTCTAGAGTCTGGATGGACAATGGCCTAGAGACATTTAAGATTGGAagattctagccatccatttctttttttaACCATCTATCCGCGGGCCACCGACCAATAGGATCAGATTATTCCATCAAGGAGATTTTttggggtccatcagatcaatagtTTGGTCTCCCAACCATGGTTCCCTCACTCAtacaacttgaggaatgggttggGAGATCGTATAAATTCATCTAGAATCTAAGGCTTGGATATTGTGACTTGGTTGCTTCATAGACTTACTGTTGCATGTAATGCTTGCAGTGCTCTTGGGGTAGCAAGCCCACCCCGCCAGGAACCAGCTCAACCCCCCTTCCCCCACCGACCGCCGCCCCTTTCCCTGGACTCTCTGCAAACGATCTCTTAGCCTACGAGCGCCAGCTTGCTCTGACCAAGATGGGTTCGGGCCAGGCAGCTCTGATGCATGCCCAAGGCCAGCATGCTCTCAAGCAGGCAGCGATGGGAATGGGCGCTGGAGCGAGCCAGGCGATCTACGACGGCGGGTTCCAGAACGTCGCTGCGGCCCAGCAGCTCATGTATTACCAGTAATGAGATAAGTTTGATTACTATTCTCATGGTTCCATAAAAAAAGACAGTCAACATCACCTACCCTTAAATAGCCTCGAAATGTCTTTCTTTT is a genomic window of Magnolia sinica isolate HGM2019 chromosome 15, MsV1, whole genome shotgun sequence containing:
- the LOC131227801 gene encoding oligouridylate-binding protein 1B-like: MQQQQRLKQQALMQQALLQQQQQQQSLYHPGLLAPPQIEPIPSGNLPPGFDSSTCRSVYVGNIHVQVTEALLQEVFQSTGPLEGCKLIRKEKSSFGFVDYYDRRSAALAILTLNGRHLFGQPIKVNWAYASGQREDTSGHFNIFVGDLSPEVTDATLFACFSVYPSCSDARVMWDQKTGRSRGFGFVSFRSQQDAQSAINDLTGKWLGSRQIRCNWATKGAGPNDEKQGSDTKSVVELTNGTSEDGQETTNDDAPENNPQYTTVYVGNLAPEVTQLDLHRQFHSLGAGVIEEVRVQRDKGFGFVRYSTHAEAALAIQMGNARILCGKPIKCSWGSKPTPPGTSSTPLPPPTAAPFPGLSANDLLAYERQLALTKMGSGQAALMHAQGQHALKQAAMGMGAGASQAIYDGGFQNVAAAQQLMYYQ